The DNA region CGCCATCCAGCTCCTCACTCATTCCCCAATGCCTGTACCTTTCAGAATCACTATACGCTTTCACAACCGCCATATTTACAGTTGGCGGTCTTTTAGGCAGTCTATCAAATCCTTGGATCGTGTCCAAGTATGGATTGAAAGGAGGTATATCTTTGACAGGATGGATCAATCTCTTCGGCGCCACCGCAATGACTTTAGCTCCGCATTGGATCATTCTGGCTGCAGGACGGTTCGTTACTGGTGTGTCCTCAGGTCTCGCCATTTCCCTTGTTCCTCCTTATCTTTCGATTATTGCCAAATCGTCGAAAGAACTAGTCCACAGGTCCGGGCAAATCGGGACAATGAACCAAATGGCTATCGTTTTGGGCATCTGTTCCGCTCAGGCCGCAGGATTGCTACTAACGGGTGAGGTAAGGGATTGCGATGTTATTACCATACATCGCGCAGGCTGAACCATTTAAGCAGAAAGGAGATGTTCCTGGTAGCTGGCGATACGTTGTTTCCATCTCAGGCTTTATATCGGTGCTTCAAATCCTCGCTTCTCAAACGATCTCAGTGTCTAGCGAAGAGCATAGCAGACCTACCCAGTCTTCAGCCTTCGATCCAGAATCTGAGTCACGTCCTCAATTACATGATGAGGGTAAGCCCAATTCATTTGCATTTGTATCTGACATGTACCTTTAATCAACTTATAGCagcatctcctcttcttccgtcttcACAACAAACAGTCCAACTCAATTTGCGTCAGATCCTTTCCAATCCCTCTCTCCGAGGACCATCCCTTTTGTGTGCAGCTATAATGGCTCTCCAGCAGCTTTCTGGGGTTAACGCCGTTATGTTTTACTCGACTCCTGTTTTAAGACCACTTCTACCTACGTCGGTAGGACTTGTAGGTATCGGGATTACAATCGTAAACGCAATCATGACGGTGCCTGCCATGTTATTGATGGACGTAAGTGCAGTAGATAGTGACAAAAAGGGAACCATGAACTAAACGCAAGATAGTACCTAGGACGTAAGGTTCTCATTCTCGCCTCCATCATCGGCATGGCAGCTACCAGCATACTTCTCGCCATTGGCCTTAATGGCCACCATCAAATAATGAGTGCCATCTCTATTATAGCTTTCGTTGCCTCGTTCTCCATTGGCTTAGGACCAGTTCCCTTCTTACTGATTTCCGAGCTAGTGCCTCCTCCTGTGAGTGCTGCTGTCTGCTTTGTCGCAGAATCGCAGCAGCTGATTAAATCATTAGGCCGTGGCGGCCCTTTCTAGCTTGGCTGTCTCCACCAATTGGGTGACCAACTTCTTCGTggctcttttcttcctaCCTCTGCGAGACCTCCTATCTTCCCCACCCGACCCACGGAGTCCGGAGTCcgggagggaaggagaagggagggtGTTTTACATGTTCACTGCCGTGTTATTGATGGGTGGTATAATGATTGGGAGAGGCTTAAGGACAAATTGATATGTTTTATGACCCGGAGGATCTGTCATATCATGATTGTGGCATGTAGATATGCATACAACATCCATTCTTACACTCTAAAAGCAGTGACCGACTTTCTCACTTCTGCACCCCCTGCTGCCGCAAATCCAGTGCCTTCCTTGCCGAGCGgtatccttccttcctcctcaacttTGGCTTCACAAACTGAACATCTTCCTTGTGGCTTGACGATGGTATCTGTACAGGTCTGACATATCACATGTCCACATACGAGTGGATCTTCTCTGTCCTttttctgcttcttcttttttcgtCCATCCTCACCACCGATGTCAGTGGAAGCCAAGGGAGAGCgggatgaaagaaggaatgAGGTATTCGCATTGGAGAGTTCTTTGGAACATGAAGGGCAAATAGGTTTAACTTTGGAATTGGGTGGATAAGTTAAAATGACGGGGAGAAGAGTTTTGCGGCTAATCAAACGTCAGAATGGATCAACATGAAATGGATTATGTAGACGACATACGATATGGGATGAGGTTGAGCACCAACGTGGCAAAGAGTTTGTAGTTTAATGTCTTTCATCGGTCCCATTTTTGCTTCTGGCGTCAAACTTGGCAACCAAAACGCGGCAAGCTTTGCCTTTCTAGCCTCGGTTTGTTCCTCCTCTAGTACCTTCATagccttctcttctgcttctctcGCAACTTTCTCGACTATGCTCTCGTCAAGCTTGAACTTGCTCCCCACAccattctctcccttcttctctgcttcttcattccTCACGatccctctcccacctGTACTCCCGAGGGCCATTCCCTTTTCAAAATCTTGAACAACCCGCTCTCTTGCCTTCGCTTTAGCCTCCTCCCTTTCAgttctttccctctcctcccatcGTTCCATCTCACGTTTCTGCGCTTCTATGCTTGCTTTTTGACTGATCAGGTTTGACAAGCAGCATTCTCGGCAGTAGATATGGCCTCTGGAACAAGCTACTGGATCTGTCACTTGCGAGAGGCAAAGATAACAAGCGTCTAGAGGCTTGAATGAGTCGCCGCCAATCCGTCGAGCGGCCCCGTCTTTACGAAGAAGGGATCGTTCGTAGTGAGTGAGGGTAGATTGAGTGGTGTTGTTTTTGGCGTCTGAGCCGAATTAGGTGTGTTCTGTATGTATCTTGGAGACTTACGTGATCTCGTCATTTTGGCTCGGAGCTTTGCTGGGTTTTATAGTTGTGCAATAAGAGGATACAGTTACGAAcgagcagcaacaacaagcgACAAGAAGTGACAAGAAGCGAcaagaagcgaagaagattaATAGTTGTAGTACATACTAGTAGTGGATATTATTATGTAATGTTATTTGTGGTTGTGCAGCAAACTTCGCTAAACCGAGGCTTTTGACTATTTATTAATTAAAAGTGTTAGAAACATGGTGGCTCGGTGTGCGATCCGTTGTCTCATCTCAGCGGAATTCAAAAGTCACAGGAAAGTAATAGTAGTTGCAGTTGAGCCATTTCGCAAACGTTGTCATAGCAAGTATACCAACAATTTGACTCGCAAGCCACAGAGGGACGTGGTATATCACTACACAACCTACAAACATCCCCTCAAGTGTTCAAACCGACAACAAAAGAAGACTTATTTAAGATGTCTGACGACGAGTTTATGATGGATGTTCGTACTTTTCTGCAAATACTGTCAAGATCAAGCTAATCACAAGCTATCCAACCAACAGGACATtgccgatgatgaggtAGGCATTGGGGCATTGCCTAACTAATTTGTCGCTGATGTTATTTTTCGCAGGAATACGACTTTGAttacgatgatgatgacgatgatgtcgaagaaggtgcCGTTGGAGATGTTGAGAATCAGTATTACAAGGCAAAAGGTGAGCCCATATAACCAGGTGTTGAATCATTGTGCTGATCTGCTGCGTAGCTttaaaagaagatgacgcACAAGGTGCATTAAAGGCGTTTAGAACAATTGTCGATGACCAAccggagaagggagaatgGTAGGTCCTTCATATCTTTTCGGACACTGAAAGTCAAAGCTGATTTGGCTATATCATCAAGGGGATTTAAAGCGTTGAAGCAGATGACAAAAATGAACTATCTTCGGCTGCATGAACCCGAGAAGGCTTTAGAAACCTATCGAGAGCTTCTCGGCTATACTAAAGTTTGTTGAAGTTGCGCCCGAATCCCACAGAATTAGTTGCTGATGGTTTACAGAGCAATGTGACCAGGAATTATGCCGAAAAAACGATCAATAATATTCTCGATTACgtgggtggagaaggaaaggtcGGTGTTGGTTAAAATATAGCCACAGAAGAACCATTGGTTGACGCAGAAGACAGCACGCCGCAAAAGCTCCGAAAGTGCCCTTAGATACTTTAGAGAAGTTCTATGAGGTTACTAGAGTAGCATGTGATGAAGCGAAGAACGAGGTAAGGCATATATGGCCTTGTCATGTGGTGAAAACTGCTTACACGATGGCGGCTTCAGCGATTATCAACCAAGTGTAATTTGAAGCTTGCTAAGCTCTGGTTAGACCGAAAGGAATACACCCGTCTTCATCCGGTCTGTGTTCCTGTGCCGTCTGCGCACTTTTTTAACGTCAAGCTAACAGGTTACAACTGGCAGATCCTTCAATCACTCCACGCCACATGTGCTCCTGCTGCCAACTCTGTCTCGTCTGACGACCAATCGAAGGGTTCATTATGTGAGGGAGCATTCTTCTAAATGTCTTTTCCGGTTGCTGATTTGCTGTAAGTGCTTGAGGTCTATGCCATGGAGATTCAAATGTACAGCAACTTGAAGGAGACACGAAAGCTCAAGGTAAATGCTTCATTAGATGCTCCGCTCGACAAGTTAACTGGAACACTGGTAGGCCATTTACAATGCTGCCATGCAAGTGCGGAACGCCATCCCTCACCCTCGCATCATGGGCGTTATCAAAGAGTGCGGTGGTAAAATGTGGATGCAAGAGAGTAAGTTGCCAACTTTGCGTATATCCTACATTCGCTTAACTTAACCGGTAGAGGCATGGGGTAAGGCGTCGGAGGACCTCTTTGAGTCTTTCAGACAGTACGACGAGTCAGGGTCTGCTCAAAGAATACAGGTCCTCAAATATCTCGTGCTCAACACCATGCTTATGGGCAGTGACATCAATCCATTTGACTCTCAAGAAACCAAACCGTGTGTCTCTCTTCAGGAAACAGTCTGTTCTCCCCTAACTGGCATTTTGGCAGATACAAAAACGACCCACAAATCGTGGCTATGACGAACCTTGTTTCAGCTTATCAAAGGCGCGATGTGCAGGAAGCGGAGAGCATATTGAAAGGTGAGTCTATCTGTCTACGGCGAGGCCTGCAACAGCTGATTACCCATTCAAGCTAATCAAGCTACCATCACCAACGACCCGTTCATTGATCACTTTGTCGGTGACCTTTTGACTTCTCTCCGCACTCAATACATTGTCGATATCATCAAGCCTTACACTCGTCTTGAACTTGATTCTCTTGCGGACAAACTGAACATTCACAGAAGTGAAGTTGAGAGTCTAGTGGTATCTCTGATCTTGGATGATAAAATTAAAGGCAAGATAGATCAGGCCAATGGCATACTGGTGCTTGACCGATTGTGAGCAATCTTCTTTGCGTCGGGAAAGGGTAGGCTAACAACAGATCAGTGGTATGGCTCAGAGGAAACGGTATCAAGCACTGGGCACAATGGCCGCGGAACTTGATATCTTGGCTGGCAAGGTAGAGAGCGAAAAGTTGGGTGTCAAAGATGGTGGAGCGCGCGCGTGGGTCGGTAGTCAGGCTATCTTTGGCTAAGCGCGcgtgggaggaggagatgagggatAGGAAGCTGTGAGCTCTGGGGTTATATTGTAGCTGGTGAAGAAAAGCGCGTTTCGGGTTGTATGATGAGAAGATTTTGTACGAACAATTTAGAAGGATGAAAaacgtcatcatcatacaAACACAATAATAATGCACCTTTCTttggggaaaaaaaaaggaagaaagagaagaaggaagggaggaagaggagcaagagaGTAAAGGCAACGCAAGGAGCGAGCGAATGGGGGAGCGGTTGGAGTCCGGCGGTAACCGCGAGAGCACGTCaatgggaagagggagggggGGCTGGGGGTGTATCTGGAATAACCCGGCAAGTGTTGAAACGCGCCGTGATATATCAGGTGGTCGCATCTACTACTGTCACTGTACACTTTTTATATTCTAAACAGATCTTGTAATGCCGACATCCTAATTCCACCACGCTTCGTTGTCATGTGAGTTTCTTCGCTTGGTTCTCCCGACATTCCATCTGTAAAGAGAGATACATCTAGATCGAAGAAAACTGCTTCTATCTGTTTGAGCAAAAAGGGAAGTTCTTTGGCGCGTCTCTCAGCTCTTTCCGCCTCCTGCCACAGCAGAAGATTACTAATGCGATGATCTGCTGACTGCTACAACAGTAGTTGGTCACATTTGTATTATGCAGCTACGTACTCAGGACTTCATGCAGTGGCCCTCGACCTTCTAATAAGCTCCAAGCTTCTTGAGGACTTAGCACGACGCGACTTCTTCCCATACAAAAAAACGCTGTATTTCTCTCCATCAAATGACTCAAGAACGCATCACCGTCAGTAATCCAATTCTGCATGTTGCTGAATCACCCAGAGACGTTTACGTCATTCAACacacaacaacaaaaggCTTGCGAATcatttttcttcatcaaggGTCCTCCCCAGTCCAGTCAGCTAGTTTTTATATGATATAAAAGGCGCCGAGCGGGCCAGATGATGGTGCCAAAAAGCCTAGTAGGATTCTTCCCAATAATAAATACATCTGactattattattattactAAACAACGAGATACTATTACCACTTACACGTTGCAATAATGAGCGAGGAACATGAGCATCATGTTATCGGCGGATACAAGGCGTAAGTAAAcccctcttcatcagtTGAGATTTCCTTCACAAGGTGAAATAAGAGGCTGATTGTCGCGACGCTCTACAGTACCCTTGCAAACCCCAAGGCTAGTCTACATTCACTTGCCATATTTCAGGAAAAGATCTAACTGACTTCCCCGATAGACTTCTGAAGAGGCCAAGGCCCATGCCAGACGAGCAATCGAGGAATATGAGAAGAAGCACAAATCCGGTGGTGGTAGCACAGAGCATGACCATAGGGTTGCAGGGGGGTACAAGGCGTCAGCTTTTCAAGATGCACTGCCGTTGATGACCAAACTGACAATTTGTCTCAGGGCCCTGCACAATCCCAAAGTCTCCCCCGAGGCTAAACAACATGCCAAAGAAGTTTTAAAGGAGCATGACGTCTGAGCTAAGGGCTTAAAAGGATACTATTTTGAAATACAGCATGCACTATGAACTCGCGAGGAGGCGCTGTGAAGGCAGTGTATCAAGAATGGGATCAAATTCTGGGGCCAACATTAGGTAATGATTGTCATTGCCGTGCTGGATGGACAAATGGTGAACAACACCCACATCAACGATATCGGGACA from Cryptococcus neoformans var. neoformans B-3501A chromosome 4, whole genome shotgun sequence includes:
- a CDS encoding hypothetical protein (Match to ESTs gb|CF187925.1|CF187925, gb|CF187924.1|CF187924; HMMPfam hit to Sugar_tr, Sugar (and other) transporter, score: 147.5, E(): 2.8e-41), with the protein product MPSNSPYLPILWACISSWYYGFHLSELNFPALSLTCTSPSSSSLIPQCLYLSESLYAFTTAIFTVGGLLGSLSNPWIVSKYGLKGGISLTGWINLFGATAMTLAPHWIILAAGRFVTGVSSGLAISLVPPYLSIIAKSSKELVHRSGQIGTMNQMAIVLGICSAQAAGLLLTGEKGDVPGSWRYVVSISGFISVLQILASQTISVSSEEHSRPTQSSAFDPESESRPQLHDEAASPLLPSSQQTVQLNLRQILSNPSLRGPSLLCAAIMALQQLSGVNAVMFYSTPVLRPLLPTSVGLVGIGITIVNAIMTVPAMLLMDYLGRKVLILASIIGMAATSILLAIGLNGHHQIMSAISIIAFVASFSIGLGPVPFLLISELVPPPAVAALSSLAVSTNWVTNFFVALFFLPLRDLLSSPPDPRSPESGREGEGRVFYMFTAVLLMGGIMIGRGLRTN
- a CDS encoding hypothetical protein (Match to ESTs gb|CF192450.1|CF192450, gb|CF192449.1|CF192449; HMMPfam hit to PCI, PCI domain, score: 100.9, E(): 3e-27), which translates into the protein MSDDEFMMDDIADDEEYDFDYDDDDDDVEEGAVGDVENQYYKAKALKEDDAQGALKAFRTIVDDQPEKGEWGFKALKQMTKMNYLRLHEPEKALETYRELLGYTKSNVTRNYAEKTINNILDYVGGEGKHAAKAPKVPLDTLEKFYEVTRVACDEAKNERLSTKCNLKLAKLWLDRKEYTRLHPILQSLHATCAPAANSVSSDDQSKGSLLLEVYAMEIQMYSNLKETRKLKAIYNAAMQVRNAIPHPRIMGVIKECGGKMWMQEKAWGKASEDLFESFRQYDESGSAQRIQVLKYLVLNTMLMGSDINPFDSQETKPYKNDPQIVAMTNLVSAYQRRDVQEAESILKANQATITNDPFIDHFVGDLLTSLRTQYIVDIIKPYTRLELDSLADKLNIHRSEVESLVVSLILDDKIKGKIDQANGILVLDRFGMAQRKRYQALGTMAAELDILAGKVESEKLGVKDGGARAWVGSQAIFG